Proteins from a genomic interval of Stenotrophomonas maltophilia:
- a CDS encoding GspH/FimT family protein codes for MHRIPRPDRSAPRGMHLVEMLVVIAVLAVLVAAGWPALHPLLLRHRADALQLALHASLSSARSEALKRRELIGLCASDDGEQCSRDWSAGWIIYRSGRHRGTPASAEDILTHHQGRTDIAIVAQASSGRPLLFFQPDGRSPGANLTLRICAGNRLHGRLVINNGGRIRSERVDRTLPC; via the coding sequence ATGCACCGCATCCCCCGTCCCGATCGTTCGGCGCCACGCGGCATGCATCTGGTCGAGATGCTGGTGGTGATCGCCGTCCTTGCCGTTCTGGTGGCCGCGGGTTGGCCCGCCCTGCATCCGCTGCTGTTGCGGCATCGCGCCGACGCCCTGCAGCTAGCCCTGCATGCCAGTCTTTCCAGCGCCCGAAGCGAGGCCCTGAAGCGCCGCGAACTGATCGGGCTGTGCGCCAGCGACGACGGTGAGCAGTGCTCCCGCGACTGGAGCGCCGGGTGGATCATCTATCGCAGCGGCAGGCACCGTGGGACACCGGCATCCGCCGAGGACATCCTGACCCACCACCAGGGCCGGACCGACATCGCGATCGTCGCCCAGGCCAGCAGTGGACGGCCGTTGCTCTTCTTCCAGCCTGATGGCCGCAGTCCCGGCGCCAATCTGACACTACGCATCTGCGCAGGAAACCGGCTGCATGGCAGGTTGGTCATCAACAACGGCGGCCGCATCCGCAGCGAGCGTGTCGACCGCACCCTCCCCTGCTGA
- a CDS encoding MipA/OmpV family protein, whose translation MPSLSPTLLRPLLFSAAIGLPLIAHAADQNPGVQAGISAGATSGAYAHYDVKPLVVPSIAWQGERFFASPGSLGMYLYKREGLRLSAAVTPYTLRFKTDDVNDPQLRRLHSRQMSAMAGINGEYSADWGIVEASVMREVTGHGGGMEARLHYSYPIQAGRFTWVPKVGVVHSSARLLDYYYGITDEEALRSGLAAYNPGSATSPSLQIAVSTPLGTKWRATGVVANQWFGDAVKDSPMARRGTQTSAFVSLMRSF comes from the coding sequence ATGCCGTCGCTGTCCCCGACCCTGCTGCGCCCGTTGCTGTTCTCCGCTGCCATCGGCCTGCCGTTGATCGCCCACGCCGCCGACCAGAACCCGGGGGTGCAGGCCGGTATCAGTGCCGGCGCGACCTCAGGGGCGTACGCCCACTACGACGTCAAGCCGCTGGTCGTGCCGTCCATTGCCTGGCAGGGCGAGCGCTTCTTCGCCAGCCCCGGCTCGCTGGGCATGTACCTGTACAAGCGCGAGGGCCTGCGCCTGTCGGCGGCGGTCACGCCCTACACGCTGCGCTTCAAGACCGACGACGTGAACGATCCTCAGCTGCGTCGCCTGCACAGCCGGCAGATGTCCGCCATGGCCGGCATCAATGGTGAATACAGCGCCGACTGGGGCATCGTCGAGGCCAGCGTGATGCGCGAGGTCACCGGGCACGGAGGTGGCATGGAGGCGCGCCTGCACTACAGCTATCCGATCCAGGCCGGTCGCTTCACCTGGGTGCCCAAGGTCGGCGTAGTGCACTCCAGTGCGCGCCTGCTCGACTACTACTACGGCATCACCGACGAAGAAGCGCTGCGCTCGGGACTGGCCGCCTACAACCCGGGCAGCGCGACATCACCGAGCCTGCAGATCGCGGTCAGTACGCCCCTGGGCACGAAGTGGCGCGCGACCGGCGTCGTCGCCAACCAGTGGTTCGGCGATGCCGTAAAGGACAGCCCGATGGCCCGTCGCGGTACGCAGACGTCGGCCTTCGTTTCCCTGATGCGCTCGTTCTGA
- a CDS encoding MotA/TolQ/ExbB proton channel family protein gives MWELVKAGGWPMVPLLLLGVLALAIILERFWSLRRTEVLPPGLGQEVRNWAARGKLDPAHLQTLRANSPLGALLAAALEARNRPRDQIRERIEDTGRHLVHRMERFLNALGTIASAGPLLGLLGTVIGMIQMFLGILDHGVGDVNQLAGGIGKALVCTATGMIVAIPALMFHRYFKGRIHGYVVEMEQEASALLDTLDGRPGVMNPAPAARQAGAATAKA, from the coding sequence GTGTGGGAACTGGTCAAGGCCGGTGGCTGGCCGATGGTGCCGCTGCTGCTGTTGGGCGTACTGGCTTTGGCGATCATCCTGGAGCGTTTCTGGTCCCTTCGGCGGACTGAAGTGCTGCCGCCCGGCCTCGGCCAGGAAGTGCGCAACTGGGCCGCTCGCGGCAAGCTCGACCCGGCCCACCTGCAGACCCTGCGGGCGAATTCGCCGCTGGGCGCGCTGCTGGCTGCCGCACTGGAAGCCCGCAATCGCCCGCGCGACCAGATCCGCGAGCGCATCGAAGACACCGGCCGCCACCTGGTGCACCGCATGGAGCGTTTCCTGAACGCACTGGGCACCATTGCCTCGGCCGGCCCGCTGCTGGGCCTGCTCGGCACGGTGATCGGCATGATCCAGATGTTCCTGGGCATCCTCGACCACGGCGTGGGCGACGTGAACCAGCTGGCTGGCGGCATCGGCAAGGCGCTGGTGTGCACGGCCACCGGCATGATCGTGGCGATCCCGGCGCTGATGTTCCATCGCTACTTCAAGGGCCGCATCCACGGCTACGTGGTGGAGATGGAGCAGGAAGCCAGCGCCCTGCTGGATACGCTCGATGGCCGCCCCGGGGTGATGAACCCGGCCCCGGCCGCGCGCCAGGCCGGCGCCGCCACGGCGAAGGCCTGA
- the uvrB gene encoding excinuclease ABC subunit UvrB — MSDRFELVSPYSLAGDQPDAIAKLTSNFEAGIAKQTLLGVTGSGKTYTIANVIQNVQKPTLIMAPNKTLAAQLYGEFKAFFPHNAVEYFVSYYDYYQPEAYVPSSDTFIEKDSSINEHIEQMRLAATKTLLSRPDAIVVATVSAIYGLGAPEDYLSLRLILSKGERIDQRDLINHLTQLQYTRNEYELQRGTFRVRGEVIDVFPAESDSEALRIELFDGEVEKITMFDPLTGETMRNMQRFTVYPKTHYATTRERVLAAVETIKVELKERLEQLYAENKLVEAQRLAQRTQFDIEMMAEVGFCNGIENYSRHLTGKNAGEPPPTLFDYLPPDALLVIDESHVTIPQIGAMFKGDRSRKETLVEFGFRLPSALDNRPLRFEEWEERCPRAIYVSATPGPYEYREAGDEITELVVRPTGLIDPVVEIRPVGTQVDDLMSEANARIKAGDRVLVTTLTKRMAENLTEYLTEHGIRVRYLHSDVDTVERVEIIRDLRLGKFDVLVGINLLREGLDMPEVSLVAILDADKEGFLRSTGSLIQTIGRAARNVRGKAILYADKVTRSMQAAIDETDRRRAKQVEYNEEHGIVPRSVARPIVDVLEGARSDAAEKEAKKGKGKGRAGVAEEGADYRSLGPAQLAARLKALEQQMYQHAKDLEFEDAARVRDQIRQLKEASLG, encoded by the coding sequence ATGAGCGACCGTTTCGAACTCGTCTCGCCGTATTCGCTGGCGGGCGACCAGCCTGATGCCATCGCGAAGCTGACCAGCAACTTCGAAGCGGGCATCGCCAAGCAGACCCTGCTGGGCGTCACCGGCTCGGGCAAGACCTACACCATCGCCAACGTCATCCAGAACGTGCAGAAGCCGACGCTGATCATGGCGCCGAACAAGACGCTGGCGGCGCAGCTGTATGGTGAGTTCAAGGCGTTCTTCCCGCACAACGCGGTCGAGTATTTCGTCAGCTACTACGACTACTACCAGCCGGAGGCCTACGTGCCTTCGTCGGACACCTTCATCGAGAAGGACAGTTCGATCAACGAGCACATCGAGCAGATGCGGCTGGCCGCGACCAAGACCCTGCTGTCGCGCCCGGATGCGATCGTGGTGGCCACGGTGTCGGCGATCTATGGCCTGGGTGCGCCCGAGGACTACCTGTCGCTGCGCCTGATCCTGTCCAAGGGCGAGCGCATCGACCAGCGTGACCTGATCAATCACCTCACCCAGCTGCAGTACACGCGCAACGAGTACGAGCTTCAGCGTGGCACGTTCCGCGTGCGTGGCGAAGTGATCGACGTGTTCCCGGCCGAGTCGGACAGCGAGGCGCTGCGCATCGAGCTGTTCGACGGCGAGGTCGAGAAGATCACCATGTTCGACCCGCTCACCGGTGAGACGATGCGCAACATGCAGCGTTTCACCGTCTACCCCAAGACCCACTACGCCACCACCCGCGAGCGCGTGCTGGCCGCGGTGGAAACCATCAAGGTGGAGTTGAAGGAGCGGCTTGAGCAGTTGTACGCGGAAAACAAGCTGGTCGAAGCGCAGCGCCTGGCGCAGCGCACCCAGTTCGACATCGAGATGATGGCCGAGGTCGGGTTCTGCAACGGCATCGAGAACTACTCGCGGCACCTGACCGGCAAGAATGCCGGCGAGCCGCCACCGACGCTGTTCGACTACCTGCCGCCGGACGCGCTGCTGGTCATCGACGAATCGCACGTGACCATTCCGCAGATCGGTGCCATGTTCAAGGGTGATCGCTCACGCAAGGAGACCCTGGTCGAGTTCGGCTTCCGCCTGCCGTCGGCACTGGACAACCGGCCGCTGCGTTTCGAGGAGTGGGAGGAGCGTTGCCCGCGCGCGATCTACGTGTCCGCCACGCCGGGCCCGTATGAGTACCGCGAGGCCGGCGACGAGATCACCGAGCTGGTGGTGCGCCCGACAGGCCTGATCGATCCGGTGGTGGAGATCCGCCCGGTGGGCACCCAGGTCGACGACCTGATGAGCGAGGCCAACGCGCGCATCAAGGCGGGTGACCGTGTGCTGGTCACCACGCTGACCAAGCGCATGGCCGAGAACCTCACCGAATACCTGACCGAACACGGCATCCGCGTCCGTTACCTGCACTCTGACGTGGACACGGTCGAGCGCGTGGAGATCATCCGCGACCTGCGCCTGGGCAAGTTCGATGTGCTGGTGGGCATCAACCTGCTGCGCGAGGGCCTGGACATGCCCGAGGTGTCGCTGGTGGCGATCCTCGACGCCGACAAGGAAGGCTTCCTGCGCTCCACCGGCTCGCTGATCCAGACCATCGGCCGCGCCGCCCGCAATGTGCGCGGCAAGGCGATCCTGTATGCGGACAAGGTGACCCGCTCGATGCAGGCAGCGATCGACGAGACCGACCGCCGCCGCGCCAAGCAGGTCGAGTACAACGAAGAACATGGCATCGTGCCGCGCTCGGTGGCGCGCCCGATCGTCGACGTTCTCGAAGGTGCGCGTTCGGACGCCGCAGAGAAGGAGGCCAAGAAGGGCAAGGGCAAGGGCAGGGCGGGTGTTGCCGAGGAAGGAGCCGATTACCGTTCGCTCGGCCCGGCCCAGCTGGCGGCCCGTCTCAAGGCGCTGGAACAGCAGATGTACCAGCACGCCAAGGACCTGGAATTCGAGGATGCCGCACGCGTGCGTGACCAGATCCGGCAGCTGAAGGAAGCGAGTCTGGGCTGA
- a CDS encoding TlpA family protein disulfide reductase, with protein MLKRVLLPVVALLLSVLVIALGWQNRQLRQINEQMATQLQDMRLEAHGLELGSRPDALALRTTQQTFVDIGGAREVPQILYFFSTACRYCLASVPQLQQIAAARGNSELVGVGLPPYDQLADYAGKHALRFPIAIDNEAAASTRYRATVTPMLMVLAADGRVAYKHVGQLDAQVVQAAVASLAPKPALP; from the coding sequence ATGCTCAAGCGCGTCCTGCTCCCTGTTGTCGCCCTGCTGCTGTCCGTGCTGGTCATCGCGCTCGGATGGCAGAACCGCCAGCTGCGGCAGATCAACGAGCAGATGGCCACGCAGCTGCAGGACATGCGCCTTGAAGCACATGGCCTCGAGCTGGGCAGTCGCCCAGATGCACTGGCGCTGCGCACCACGCAGCAGACCTTCGTCGATATCGGCGGTGCGCGCGAGGTTCCGCAGATCCTCTATTTCTTCTCCACTGCATGCCGCTACTGCCTGGCCTCGGTACCGCAGCTGCAACAGATCGCCGCGGCCCGCGGCAACAGCGAACTGGTCGGCGTCGGCCTGCCGCCATACGACCAGCTGGCGGACTACGCCGGCAAGCATGCACTGCGTTTCCCGATCGCCATCGACAACGAAGCCGCCGCGTCCACGCGTTATCGCGCCACCGTCACGCCGATGCTGATGGTGCTGGCCGCCGATGGCCGCGTTGCCTACAAGCATGTCGGCCAGCTCGACGCCCAGGTCGTGCAGGCCGCCGTGGCGTCGCTCGCACCGAAGCCGGCGCTGCCCTGA
- a CDS encoding response regulator transcription factor has translation MRILLVEDDPDLSRALQSGLERQGVVADVVGSLAEAAVALREPVHQLMLLDRQLPDGDGVAFVATARALRPNLAVIMLTAKGTLSDKVEGLDVGADDYLVKPVAIEELMARIRAVSRRPSAMVTPSLHLGRLEFDFESLQAQVEGQLLALPRRQVLVLQALAMRQGRTVTRSALEAAVYGFDDEIQSNALDAHISKLRKALQQAGAGVEIHVIRGVGYLLAEA, from the coding sequence ATGCGCATCCTCCTGGTCGAAGACGATCCCGATCTGTCCCGTGCCCTGCAATCGGGCCTGGAGCGGCAGGGCGTGGTCGCCGACGTGGTCGGCAGCCTGGCCGAAGCTGCGGTCGCGCTGCGTGAGCCGGTGCACCAGCTGATGCTGCTCGACCGCCAGCTGCCCGATGGCGATGGCGTGGCTTTCGTCGCCACCGCGCGTGCGCTGCGCCCGAACCTGGCGGTGATCATGCTGACCGCCAAGGGCACGCTGTCGGACAAGGTCGAGGGCCTGGATGTCGGTGCCGATGACTACCTGGTGAAGCCGGTGGCGATCGAGGAGCTGATGGCGCGGATCCGGGCTGTCTCGCGGCGACCCTCGGCGATGGTGACGCCAAGCCTGCATCTGGGCCGGCTGGAATTCGACTTCGAATCGCTGCAGGCGCAGGTGGAGGGCCAGCTGCTGGCGCTGCCCCGGCGCCAGGTGCTGGTGCTGCAGGCGCTGGCGATGCGCCAGGGGCGCACGGTCACCCGCAGCGCACTGGAGGCGGCGGTGTACGGTTTTGATGATGAGATCCAGTCCAATGCGCTCGATGCGCACATTTCCAAGCTGCGCAAGGCGCTGCAGCAGGCCGGGGCCGGTGTGGAGATCCACGTGATCCGCGGCGTCGGCTACCTGCTGGCGGAGGCCTGA
- a CDS encoding type IV pilin protein: protein MSLNTLSRTLRRPGKQHGFSLIELMIVVIVLGILAAIVVPSYQQYIRQSHRGVAKADLVEYAQRAERYYSVNNTYSGFALPSKVSPREGGTTRYAVTFDGKASSFTLTATPQGNQTKDSCGTLSVDQANRKTASGTVSDCW, encoded by the coding sequence ATGAGCCTGAACACTCTTTCCCGCACCCTGCGTCGTCCCGGCAAGCAGCACGGTTTCTCCCTCATCGAATTGATGATCGTAGTGATCGTGCTCGGCATCCTGGCCGCGATTGTCGTTCCGTCTTACCAGCAGTACATCCGCCAGTCACACCGGGGCGTGGCCAAGGCGGACCTGGTGGAGTACGCGCAGCGCGCTGAGCGCTACTACTCGGTGAACAACACCTACTCGGGCTTCGCGCTGCCCAGCAAGGTGTCGCCGCGCGAGGGCGGGACCACACGCTACGCAGTCACGTTCGATGGCAAGGCGTCCTCGTTCACGCTGACGGCGACACCCCAGGGCAACCAGACCAAGGACAGCTGCGGGACGCTGAGCGTGGACCAGGCCAACCGCAAAACGGCCAGCGGCACGGTTTCCGATTGCTGGTAA
- a CDS encoding ExbD/TolR family protein gives MRIGNDRSQDEPHIDLVPLIDVILVLIIFFVVTTTFDARSTLQVQLPTASQQQTNEPPRSLSVLINAEGRYFINDQEVLRSDVESVKQTIAAVAGSDREQTVLLRADARTPYQAVVTAQDALGQLGFRRIAIATAPEVRP, from the coding sequence ATGCGTATCGGCAACGACCGATCCCAGGATGAGCCGCATATCGACCTGGTGCCGCTGATCGACGTCATCCTGGTGCTGATCATCTTCTTCGTGGTCACCACCACCTTCGACGCGCGTTCTACGCTGCAGGTGCAGCTGCCGACCGCAAGCCAGCAGCAGACCAACGAGCCGCCACGCTCGCTCAGCGTGCTGATCAACGCCGAAGGCCGTTACTTCATCAATGACCAGGAAGTGCTGCGCAGCGACGTCGAGTCGGTCAAGCAGACCATCGCCGCCGTGGCCGGCAGCGATCGCGAGCAGACCGTGCTGCTGCGCGCCGACGCGCGCACTCCCTACCAGGCCGTGGTGACCGCGCAGGATGCGCTGGGTCAGCTCGGTTTCCGCCGTATTGCCATTGCAACAGCACCCGAGGTGCGTCCATGA
- a CDS encoding DNA internalization-related competence protein ComEC/Rec2, with product MAPEQSAPALFGPGCAAGLVLGALACVQMPMLLPLWLSAPMAVAGASGWLLRWRGRAWAATLLGLAWATLHGHWVLHGQLVPGAPPQDVQVRGRVADLPQRGPGYTRFVLHVEEADALPALRGKRLQVTWNDPWRGPPQRGLGAGRHAVRAGAYWELSLRVRAPRSRINPGGFDGERHAVLRGISGNASVRDPASAREWLPARGLQAWRERSSAAIAVQVAHPAARFVQALALGDTRGLSDADWEHLRALGLTHLVAISGFHVGVVAGFGVLLCRLSWWLCPLLGRYWPRPQAAAWGAALAAATYAVAAGGALPTVRAALMIGLVALARAGRRPVGAGQGLALAAMVMLLPAPLSVLSAGFWLSFGGVLWLLWCLPRTGPEGIGGGLRGFLAAQGVASLGLLPLCVALFGGTARLGPLVNLPIIPWWTMLVVPLSLLGTGLHVLHDGAGRWAWRAAAWLFELSWEALQPLALHPQAMWWLAEAPRWAVPVALLGVFWWLLPRGAGGGLAGLLLCLPLLWQARHAPAQGELELLVHDVGQGTAVLVRTARHALWYDVGPPTGGDGNERILIPALRALGQGPPQQAMLSHDHLDHTGSLPGLRRQLAGLQLLAPPGSAIAGAAPCQQGTRWQWDGVDFQVLHPAPGSRQAENEDSCVLRIASRHGVVLLPGDIGRPAEAALLQGYPHALKADVVLVPHHGSGGSSSAPWVAAVAPRLAVVSAGHRNRFGHPRQEVVQRWQAQGAEVLATADSGAIRVWLGAQGLQLREQRIHASRWWDAAGRARSAAILSPIEQAAVGPEG from the coding sequence ATGGCTCCCGAACAATCCGCCCCGGCCCTGTTTGGCCCCGGCTGCGCCGCCGGCCTGGTGCTGGGGGCGCTGGCCTGCGTGCAGATGCCGATGTTGCTGCCGCTGTGGCTGAGCGCGCCGATGGCAGTCGCCGGCGCCAGCGGCTGGCTGCTGCGCTGGCGCGGCCGTGCGTGGGCCGCGACCTTGCTCGGCCTGGCATGGGCAACACTGCACGGGCACTGGGTCCTGCACGGCCAGCTTGTGCCCGGCGCGCCGCCGCAGGATGTGCAGGTGCGGGGCCGGGTTGCCGACCTTCCGCAGCGTGGGCCGGGCTACACGCGTTTCGTGTTGCACGTCGAAGAGGCCGACGCGCTGCCAGCGCTGCGTGGCAAGCGCCTGCAGGTGACCTGGAACGATCCGTGGCGCGGGCCTCCGCAACGTGGCCTGGGCGCTGGACGCCATGCGGTTCGCGCCGGGGCGTACTGGGAACTGTCGTTGCGCGTGCGGGCGCCGCGTTCACGGATCAATCCCGGTGGCTTCGATGGCGAACGCCACGCCGTGCTGCGGGGCATCTCCGGCAATGCCTCGGTGCGTGATCCGGCCAGCGCGCGCGAGTGGCTGCCGGCGCGGGGCCTGCAGGCCTGGCGGGAACGCAGCAGTGCCGCGATCGCCGTGCAGGTGGCACATCCTGCCGCACGGTTCGTGCAGGCGTTGGCACTGGGCGATACCCGTGGTCTGTCCGATGCCGACTGGGAACACCTGCGCGCGTTGGGCCTGACCCATCTGGTCGCCATTTCCGGTTTCCACGTGGGCGTGGTCGCTGGCTTCGGCGTGCTGCTGTGCCGCCTGTCGTGGTGGCTGTGCCCGCTGCTGGGACGGTACTGGCCGCGGCCGCAGGCGGCCGCATGGGGAGCGGCACTGGCCGCAGCCACCTATGCCGTAGCGGCCGGTGGTGCACTGCCGACGGTGCGCGCGGCGCTGATGATCGGGCTGGTCGCACTGGCCAGGGCCGGGCGTCGCCCGGTTGGTGCAGGGCAGGGGCTGGCGTTGGCCGCGATGGTGATGCTGTTGCCGGCGCCGCTGTCGGTGCTCTCGGCCGGGTTCTGGCTGAGCTTCGGTGGCGTGCTGTGGTTGCTCTGGTGCCTGCCGAGGACGGGGCCGGAGGGCATCGGTGGTGGGCTGCGCGGGTTCCTTGCCGCGCAGGGTGTTGCCAGCCTCGGCCTGCTGCCGCTGTGCGTTGCCTTGTTCGGCGGGACCGCGCGGTTGGGGCCGCTGGTCAATCTGCCGATCATCCCGTGGTGGACAATGCTGGTTGTTCCGCTGTCGCTGCTCGGTACCGGCCTGCACGTGCTGCATGACGGCGCGGGGCGTTGGGCCTGGCGCGCCGCGGCCTGGCTGTTCGAGCTCAGCTGGGAGGCCCTGCAGCCGTTGGCGCTGCATCCGCAGGCGATGTGGTGGCTGGCCGAGGCGCCGCGCTGGGCGGTACCGGTGGCCTTGCTGGGGGTGTTCTGGTGGCTGCTGCCGCGCGGCGCCGGCGGTGGCCTCGCTGGCCTGCTGTTGTGCCTGCCACTGCTGTGGCAGGCCCGGCATGCCCCTGCCCAGGGCGAACTGGAGCTGCTGGTGCACGATGTCGGCCAGGGCACGGCGGTGCTGGTGCGCACGGCCCGGCACGCGCTCTGGTACGACGTTGGGCCACCGACCGGTGGTGACGGCAACGAGCGGATCCTGATTCCGGCGTTGCGTGCGCTCGGTCAGGGGCCGCCGCAGCAGGCGATGCTCAGCCATGACCACCTGGATCACACCGGCAGCCTGCCCGGCCTGCGCCGGCAGCTGGCCGGGCTGCAACTGCTGGCGCCGCCCGGCAGCGCCATCGCCGGGGCTGCCCCGTGCCAGCAGGGGACGCGCTGGCAGTGGGATGGGGTCGATTTCCAGGTCCTGCACCCCGCGCCGGGCAGCCGGCAAGCCGAAAACGAGGACAGCTGCGTGCTGCGCATTGCCAGCCGCCACGGCGTGGTGCTGCTTCCCGGCGACATTGGTCGCCCGGCCGAGGCGGCGCTGCTGCAGGGGTATCCGCACGCGCTGAAGGCGGACGTGGTACTGGTGCCGCACCATGGCAGCGGCGGCAGCTCCAGTGCGCCGTGGGTCGCGGCGGTAGCACCGCGGCTGGCGGTGGTCTCTGCCGGGCACCGGAACCGCTTCGGCCACCCGCGCCAGGAGGTGGTCCAGCGCTGGCAGGCGCAAGGCGCGGAAGTGCTGGCCACGGCCGACTCCGGGGCGATCCGCGTATGGCTTGGCGCACAAGGCCTGCAGCTGCGTGAACAGCGCATCCATGCATCCCGGTGGTGGGATGCCGCTGGGCGGGCGCGGTCGGCTGCTATCCTATCGCCGATCGAACAAGCGGCCGTTGGGCCGGAGGGTTGA
- a CDS encoding sensor histidine kinase, producing the protein MARPIRSITLGLAWRLFLAQAFTVLFAVVALILTWGDKDTWGMDMFMAEAVAKAVHSEGGRLVLDQARWEKLDASAGGNLWFAAVDDKGGWLERGTIPAIHAPLLARLPTLGATELGSLVPPYLDVARVMIRNEDGRRITVMVGGAPKGGLLDGALMVLRLIGLWFFLPLIVVTLLVMPTVIHRAMRGVRRSAQQAKELDIGQPGARLDAQLVSTEVAPLVEAFNDAIDKVQQGYAARDKFLADAAHELRVPIAVVQARLSQLPQGELKSQLLTDVARLGNVAEHLLDLQRLDRNVGALQRLDLALLVREAAADLAPLVVGAGYGFEVDAPEMPVWIHGDSLALGRVIANLVHNAIVHGGGRGTICVRLDARGLLEVSDQGAGIPVGDREAIFEPFHRLRAAGSGSGLGLHLVKEIVQHHGGSVSVGEAAGGGASFRVNFHRGTVRR; encoded by the coding sequence ATGGCCCGTCCGATCCGCTCCATCACGCTTGGCCTGGCCTGGCGCCTGTTCCTTGCACAGGCCTTCACCGTGCTGTTCGCGGTGGTCGCGCTGATCCTGACCTGGGGTGACAAGGACACCTGGGGCATGGACATGTTCATGGCCGAGGCAGTGGCCAAGGCGGTGCACAGCGAGGGTGGCCGGTTGGTGCTGGATCAGGCGCGCTGGGAAAAACTCGATGCCAGTGCAGGCGGCAACCTCTGGTTCGCGGCAGTCGACGACAAGGGGGGCTGGCTGGAGCGCGGCACGATTCCGGCGATCCACGCGCCGCTGCTGGCGCGGTTGCCGACGCTGGGCGCGACCGAACTCGGTTCGCTGGTGCCGCCGTACCTGGATGTGGCGCGGGTGATGATCCGCAACGAGGATGGGCGGCGCATCACGGTGATGGTGGGCGGGGCACCGAAGGGCGGGCTGCTGGATGGCGCGCTGATGGTGCTGCGCCTCATCGGCCTGTGGTTCTTCCTGCCGTTGATCGTGGTGACGCTGCTGGTGATGCCGACGGTGATCCATCGCGCGATGCGCGGCGTGCGCCGCTCCGCACAACAGGCCAAGGAGCTGGACATCGGCCAGCCGGGCGCGCGGCTGGATGCGCAGCTGGTGTCGACCGAGGTCGCACCACTGGTGGAAGCGTTCAACGATGCAATCGACAAGGTGCAGCAGGGCTATGCGGCGCGTGACAAGTTCCTTGCCGATGCCGCGCATGAGCTGCGCGTACCGATCGCGGTGGTGCAGGCGCGCCTGTCGCAGCTGCCGCAGGGTGAACTGAAATCGCAGTTGCTGACCGATGTCGCCCGCCTCGGTAACGTGGCCGAGCACCTGCTCGACCTGCAGCGGCTCGATCGCAATGTTGGCGCGCTGCAGCGGCTGGACCTGGCATTGCTGGTGCGCGAGGCGGCCGCCGATCTGGCGCCGCTGGTGGTCGGTGCCGGTTATGGCTTCGAGGTGGATGCGCCCGAGATGCCGGTGTGGATCCATGGTGACAGCCTGGCGCTGGGGCGGGTGATCGCCAACCTGGTGCACAACGCCATCGTCCACGGCGGCGGGCGCGGCACCATCTGCGTGCGCCTGGATGCACGTGGCCTGCTGGAGGTCAGCGACCAGGGCGCCGGCATTCCGGTCGGTGACCGCGAAGCGATCTTCGAGCCCTTCCACCGCCTGCGTGCTGCCGGCAGCGGCAGCGGCCTGGGCCTGCACCTGGTGAAGGAAATCGTGCAGCACCACGGTGGCTCGGTCAGCGTGGGTGAAGCGGCTGGCGGCGGCGCCAGTTTCAGGGTCAATTTCCACCGCGGCACCGTACGGCGCTGA